A single genomic interval of Desulfovibrio sp. TomC harbors:
- the fliN gene encoding flagellar motor switch protein FliN gives MTPDDIDQDKLAAEWAAALDDQDDKPASQNDIDALFDQPSGGGGGGGGGDDALAAEWASALADEEETSIKSERNQEALSRQSAKAKFKDLTQEAKAQRPEAIRRDLDFILDIPLDVSAELGRTKLLINELLQLGQGSVIELNKLAGEPLEIYVNGKLVARGEAVVINEKFGVRLTDIISPIERVKQLA, from the coding sequence ATGACTCCCGACGACATTGATCAGGACAAACTTGCCGCGGAATGGGCCGCCGCCCTGGATGACCAGGACGACAAGCCGGCATCGCAAAACGACATCGACGCCCTCTTCGACCAGCCTTCCGGCGGTGGCGGCGGCGGCGGCGGCGGAGACGACGCCCTGGCGGCCGAATGGGCCTCCGCCCTGGCCGACGAGGAAGAAACCTCGATCAAAAGCGAGCGCAATCAGGAAGCCCTGTCGCGTCAAAGCGCCAAGGCCAAGTTCAAGGATTTGACGCAGGAAGCCAAGGCCCAGCGGCCCGAGGCCATCCGCCGCGACTTGGACTTCATCCTGGACATCCCGCTTGACGTGTCGGCCGAACTGGGGCGCACCAAGCTTTTGATCAACGAACTGCTCCAGCTTGGCCAGGGTTCGGTCATCGAACTGAACAAACTGGCCGGCGAACCGCTGGAAATCTATGTCAACGGCAAGCTCGTGGCCCGGGGCGAGGCCGTTGTCATCAACGAAAAGT